A region from the Candidatus Buchananbacteria bacterium genome encodes:
- a CDS encoding MGMT family protein, protein MPTRTQISKSGLTQFQIAVLQKLQSVPRGRVTTYQYLARAIGRPRAVRAVGNALNANPWIISVPCHRVVRNNGEIGGYARGAKRKALVLKNEGIMTRQGKIVDFEKKLYRFG, encoded by the coding sequence ATGCCAACCAGAACACAAATCAGTAAATCCGGGTTGACTCAGTTCCAAATTGCGGTTTTGCAAAAATTACAGTCGGTGCCAAGGGGTAGGGTAACAACATATCAGTATTTAGCGCGCGCCATCGGCCGGCCGAGGGCAGTTCGAGCGGTTGGCAACGCTTTAAACGCTAATCCATGGATTATTAGCGTGCCCTGTCATCGGGTGGTGCGAAATAACGGCGAAATTGGCGGCTATGCGCGAGGAGCGAAAAGGAAAGCATTGGTTTTAAAAAATGAGGGGATTATGACGCGGCAGGGAAAAATTGTTGATTTTGAAAAAAAGCTTTATCGTTTTGGTTAA
- a CDS encoding peptide chain release factor 2 produces MRREIKILESEIVKPDFWQNQDRAKQISRRSESIRSTVEQWDTLDREVADNAKLAQEAIDQQDESLLGELEQEYIRLRKVFEKLEFLVLFSQKYDSNDAIISIHAGTGGIEAQDWAEMLLRMYLRFCERKNFVVTVIDETRGQEAGIKSATVQIGGYYAYGNLKSEAGVHRLVRISPFDAEKMRHTSFALVEVLPVLTDTQAVKINESDLKIDTFRSGGPGGQSVNTTDSAVRLTHLPSGLVVKVQNERSQQQNKQTALKLLQAKLAKLQEAAKGQELAKIRGEVLSAEWGNQIRSYVLQPYKLVKDHRTDFESKEPDDVLNGELDGFVESYLRYINKNS; encoded by the coding sequence TTGAGGCGAGAAATAAAAATATTAGAATCAGAAATCGTTAAACCTGATTTTTGGCAAAACCAAGACCGGGCAAAACAAATTTCTCGACGCAGTGAAAGTATTCGATCAACCGTTGAGCAGTGGGATACGCTTGACCGAGAAGTTGCTGATAACGCCAAACTAGCCCAGGAGGCTATTGATCAGCAGGATGAATCATTGCTTGGTGAACTAGAACAAGAATATATTCGGCTGAGAAAAGTTTTTGAGAAGCTGGAATTTCTTGTTTTATTTTCTCAAAAATATGATAGTAATGATGCGATCATCTCCATTCATGCCGGCACGGGCGGCATCGAGGCGCAAGATTGGGCCGAAATGTTGTTGCGAATGTATCTAAGATTTTGTGAACGTAAAAATTTTGTTGTTACTGTTATTGATGAAACCAGGGGGCAGGAAGCGGGGATTAAAAGTGCAACAGTTCAGATTGGAGGGTATTACGCGTATGGTAACCTGAAATCAGAAGCTGGAGTTCACCGTTTGGTTAGAATTTCGCCATTTGATGCTGAAAAGATGAGACACACGTCTTTTGCTTTAGTTGAAGTATTGCCGGTTTTGACCGATACTCAAGCAGTAAAGATTAATGAGTCGGATTTAAAGATTGACACTTTTCGTTCCGGCGGTCCGGGCGGGCAAAGTGTTAACACTACTGACTCGGCGGTTCGCCTTACTCATCTGCCGTCAGGACTGGTGGTTAAAGTCCAAAACGAACGGTCGCAGCAGCAGAATAAGCAAACAGCGCTTAAGTTGTTGCAGGCTAAACTGGCTAAATTGCAGGAAGCGGCTAAGGGGCAAGAGCTGGCAAAAATCAGAGGGGAAGTGCTTTCAGCGGAATGGGGCAATCAGATCAGATCATACGTACTTCAGCCGTATAAGCTGGTGAAGGATCACCGAACTGATTTTGAGAGCAAGGAGCCTGATGATGTTTTGAACGGAGAGCTTGACGGTTTTGTCGAAAGTTATCTAAGATATATAAATAAAAATTCATAA
- a CDS encoding SDR family oxidoreductase has product MPKVLVTGGAGFIGSHLCRYLLERGNQVVCLDNFFTGQKRNIKDLLDNKNFLLLEHDVTNPFEAEVDQIYNLACPASPVHYQKTPVETVRTNVLGAINCLELSKKLGGIRVLQASTSEVYGDPEVHPQTEKYNGNVNPIGPRACYDEGKRCAETLFFDYHRESRVPIKVVRIFNTYGPNMSWDDGRVVSNFITQALKGEPITIYGSGNQTRSFCYVDDMVSGLYQMMELDDDWTGPVNLGNPGEFTIKELAETIIKMTNSTSKIIFKDLPQDDPKQRKPDISLAKTRLQWQPNVDLAAGLEKTINYFKDVL; this is encoded by the coding sequence ATGCCGAAAGTATTGGTCACTGGCGGGGCGGGGTTTATTGGGTCACATTTGTGTCGTTATCTATTGGAACGGGGAAACCAGGTTGTTTGCCTGGATAATTTTTTTACTGGCCAAAAACGTAATATTAAAGATTTGTTGGATAACAAAAATTTTTTGCTTTTAGAACATGACGTCACTAATCCGTTTGAGGCAGAAGTTGACCAAATTTATAATCTAGCTTGCCCGGCGTCGCCGGTTCATTACCAAAAAACGCCGGTGGAAACGGTACGAACCAATGTTTTGGGAGCCATTAATTGTCTTGAACTTTCTAAGAAGTTGGGCGGGATTCGGGTGTTGCAGGCATCCACTTCCGAAGTCTACGGTGATCCCGAGGTTCATCCACAAACGGAAAAATATAATGGCAATGTTAACCCGATTGGTCCGCGCGCCTGCTATGACGAAGGCAAACGTTGCGCCGAGACATTATTTTTTGATTATCATCGTGAAAGCCGGGTACCAATTAAAGTTGTCAGAATTTTTAATACTTATGGGCCAAACATGTCCTGGGATGACGGACGAGTTGTCTCAAATTTTATTACTCAGGCACTTAAGGGTGAACCGATCACTATTTATGGCAGTGGTAATCAAACCCGGTCATTTTGTTATGTTGATGATATGGTTTCTGGTTTGTATCAGATGATGGAGCTTGATGATGATTGGACCGGTCCGGTTAATCTTGGTAATCCCGGAGAGTTTACTATTAAAGAGCTGGCGGAAACAATTATCAAAATGACTAACAGTACGAGTAAGATTATTTTTAAAGATTTGCCGCAGGACGATCCGAAACAGCGAAAGCCCGATATTAGTCTGGCTAAAACGCGATTACAGTGGCAGCCGAACGTTGACCTTGCGGCTGGGCTAGAAAAAACCATTAATTATTTTAAAGACGTGTTATGA
- a CDS encoding NAD-dependent epimerase/dehydratase family protein translates to MKLLVTGGAGFIGSSVVDALIEKGHDVVVVDDLSTGEKKNINPKAKFYKLDIGDEKKIEKVFKAEKPQAVFHLAAQIDVRKSVADPVGDAHKNIIAGLTLLESCRKHQVAKVIFSSTGGAIYGDTESRPTAENHPESPVSPYGIAKLTLEKYLYFYHYAYGLSYVVLRYANVYGPRQNARGEAGVVAIFCDRLLAGQPPVINGDGRQTRDYVYVSDVVEANVLALAADKVGIYNVGTGVETSVNDLALHLKNIFRFDKDFNYGPPKTGEQQHSAIDFSKISKDFGWKPKVALIEGLMSTVNWFRAASK, encoded by the coding sequence GTGAAGTTGTTAGTTACCGGAGGCGCCGGGTTTATTGGCAGTAGCGTTGTTGATGCCCTGATTGAAAAAGGGCACGACGTTGTGGTAGTTGATGATTTGTCAACCGGTGAGAAAAAAAATATCAATCCTAAAGCCAAGTTTTATAAGTTGGATATTGGTGACGAAAAGAAAATAGAAAAAGTTTTTAAAGCTGAAAAGCCGCAGGCAGTGTTTCATTTGGCGGCCCAAATTGACGTACGTAAATCGGTTGCCGATCCGGTCGGTGACGCGCACAAGAATATTATTGCCGGGTTAACGCTTTTGGAATCTTGCCGAAAACATCAGGTTGCTAAAGTAATTTTTTCTTCAACCGGCGGCGCGATTTATGGTGATACTGAATCGCGACCAACCGCCGAAAACCACCCCGAGTCGCCGGTTTCGCCTTATGGTATTGCCAAATTGACCCTGGAAAAATATCTTTATTTTTATCACTATGCCTATGGCTTATCGTACGTTGTGTTACGCTATGCTAATGTGTATGGCCCGCGGCAGAATGCCAGGGGTGAGGCGGGAGTAGTAGCGATTTTTTGTGATCGGCTTTTGGCGGGGCAACCGCCAGTAATTAACGGTGACGGCCGACAAACCAGAGACTACGTGTATGTTTCTGATGTCGTTGAGGCGAATGTTTTGGCTTTAGCCGCAGATAAAGTTGGTATCTATAATGTTGGCACCGGCGTTGAGACCAGTGTCAATGATTTGGCGCTGCATTTAAAAAATATTTTTAGGTTTGATAAAGATTTTAATTATGGGCCGCCAAAAACCGGAGAACAGCAGCACAGCGCGATTGATTTTTCTAAGATCAGTAAAGATTTTGGCTGGAAGCCGAAGGTCGCATTGATTGAAGGTTTAATGTCCACCGTTAATTGGTTTCGGGCTGCATCAAAATAA
- a CDS encoding GAF and ANTAR domain-containing protein: MAKKITIDNLAVLEQIIDTASNNFDLKEILAKIVEIIGKITKADSCFIYLISNDQVILKASLKSHHGNLSKIKMKLGEGITGWVAENKKTVVIKSKAYQDKRFKLFTNLPEDKFEGFLSVPIIFRNRVIGVINVQHQKTRSYSKTEISFLETIGKQIGGILEVSRLITETDVLHEALATQKIINQAKAILMKSAQLDEDAAHRLLLKKSMDKRKSLKEVAEAIILAQDLTK; encoded by the coding sequence ATGGCTAAAAAAATTACAATCGATAACCTGGCAGTATTGGAACAGATTATTGACACGGCAAGTAATAATTTTGATCTCAAAGAAATTTTGGCCAAAATTGTTGAGATTATCGGCAAGATTACCAAAGCCGACTCCTGCTTTATTTATTTGATTTCTAACGATCAGGTTATTTTAAAGGCGTCGTTGAAGTCACATCACGGGAACCTATCAAAAATCAAAATGAAACTTGGTGAAGGAATTACCGGCTGGGTGGCTGAAAATAAAAAGACGGTGGTAATAAAATCAAAAGCCTATCAGGATAAGCGGTTTAAACTTTTTACCAATTTGCCCGAAGACAAATTTGAAGGATTTCTGTCGGTGCCAATTATTTTCCGCAACAGAGTGATTGGAGTTATTAATGTTCAACACCAAAAAACACGCAGTTACTCTAAAACCGAAATTAGCTTTTTAGAAACCATCGGCAAGCAAATCGGAGGTATTTTGGAGGTTTCTCGTCTAATCACCGAAACTGATGTTTTACACGAAGCGCTGGCTACCCAAAAGATTATCAATCAGGCAAAAGCAATTCTGATGAAATCGGCTCAGCTGGATGAAGATGCGGCTCATCGGTTACTTTTAAAAAAGAGCATGGATAAACGTAAGAGCCTTAAAGAGGTGGCTGAGGCTATTATTTTGGCCCAAGATTTGACTAAATAA
- the glnA gene encoding type I glutamate--ammonia ligase, whose protein sequence is MKDKIFDLIKEQGVKIVDFRFVDVFGKWQHFSVPVEILSKDDFERGLGFDGSSIKGFKPIEESDLILIPDTATAFIDPFFEAKTLCLICDVHDPITLEPFKFDPRFIAKKAQKFLETTGIADKVYLGPEAEFFIFDSIHYFEDASQGFYKIDSGEAFWNSGEGERNLGYKIRAKEGYFPVPPHDTQQDIRSAITANLQSVGIEVEKHHHEVATAGQAEIDIKYDELLRQSDNIVKFKYIVKGTASKFGKAATFMPKPIFGDNGSGMHTHVSLWKDGKPLFAGEKYGGLSDVALYFIGGLLKHAGAILAFAAPSSNSYKRLVPGYEAPVNLVYSKRNRSAAIRIPIYSMEAKSKRIEFRPPDPSANPYLAFSAILMAGLDGILNKIDPGQAMDENIFALSKDRAKTIKSVPSSLAESLEALKQDHEFLLKDGVFDAEFIQQWIDLKTELEIDPIRLRPHPHEFLLYHDC, encoded by the coding sequence ATGAAAGATAAAATCTTTGATTTAATCAAAGAGCAAGGAGTTAAAATTGTTGATTTTCGTTTTGTTGATGTATTTGGCAAATGGCAGCATTTTTCGGTTCCGGTTGAAATATTAAGTAAAGATGATTTTGAGCGCGGCTTGGGATTTGACGGCTCAAGTATTAAGGGGTTTAAGCCGATTGAAGAAAGTGACTTGATTTTGATTCCAGACACTGCCACGGCTTTTATTGATCCTTTCTTTGAAGCTAAAACGCTTTGTTTAATTTGTGATGTCCATGACCCGATCACACTTGAACCGTTTAAATTTGATCCGCGGTTTATCGCCAAAAAAGCGCAAAAATTTTTGGAAACGACCGGTATTGCTGACAAAGTATATTTGGGTCCAGAGGCGGAGTTTTTTATTTTTGATTCAATTCACTATTTTGAAGACGCTTCTCAGGGCTTTTATAAAATTGACTCCGGTGAAGCATTTTGGAATTCCGGTGAAGGGGAGCGGAATTTGGGGTATAAGATTCGTGCCAAAGAAGGATATTTTCCCGTGCCGCCGCATGATACCCAGCAAGATATTCGTAGTGCGATTACTGCGAACTTGCAGTCGGTTGGCATTGAGGTGGAAAAGCATCATCACGAAGTGGCGACGGCGGGCCAAGCTGAAATTGATATTAAATATGATGAACTCTTGCGCCAGTCAGATAACATCGTGAAATTTAAGTATATTGTTAAAGGGACGGCATCTAAATTTGGCAAAGCAGCCACCTTTATGCCAAAACCAATTTTTGGCGATAACGGCTCCGGTATGCACACTCATGTGTCGCTTTGGAAAGACGGTAAGCCGTTGTTTGCCGGTGAGAAGTATGGCGGGCTCAGCGATGTCGCCTTGTATTTTATCGGCGGTTTGTTGAAACACGCCGGTGCGATTTTAGCTTTTGCCGCACCGAGTAGCAATTCGTATAAACGACTGGTACCAGGGTATGAAGCTCCGGTTAATTTGGTGTATTCAAAACGGAATCGTTCCGCCGCAATTAGAATTCCAATTTATTCAATGGAAGCAAAGAGCAAGCGCATTGAATTTCGTCCGCCGGATCCTTCAGCTAACCCCTATTTGGCATTTTCGGCAATTTTAATGGCCGGGCTTGACGGTATTTTAAACAAGATTGATCCGGGACAAGCAATGGATGAAAATATTTTTGCTCTGTCAAAAGATCGGGCGAAAACCATCAAATCGGTTCCCTCATCGCTTGCCGAATCGCTTGAAGCTTTAAAACAGGATCACGAATTTTTGTTGAAAGACGGCGTATTTGATGCGGAGTTTATCCAGCAGTGGATTGATTTAAAGACCGAATTGGAAATTGATCCAATCAGGCTTCGCCCTCATCCGCATGAATTTTTACTTTATCACGACTGTTAA